The Claveliimonas bilis genome window below encodes:
- the fsa gene encoding fructose-6-phosphate aldolase has product MKFFIDTAKVEDIKKANDMGVICGVTTNPSLIAKEGRVFEEVIAEIASIVDGPISGEVKATTVDAEGMIKEGREIAKIHPNMVVKIPMTVEGLKACKQLSSEGIKTNVTLIFTANQALLAARAGATYVSPFLGRLDDISVRGVDLIREIAEIFEIAGDIDTQIIAASIRHPMHVTDCALAGAHIATVPYAVIEKMTKHPLTDVGIEKFQADYKAVFGE; this is encoded by the coding sequence ATGAAATTTTTTATTGACACAGCCAAAGTAGAGGATATCAAAAAGGCAAATGATATGGGCGTGATCTGTGGAGTAACGACAAATCCGTCTTTGATCGCAAAGGAAGGACGCGTGTTTGAAGAAGTGATCGCGGAGATTGCGTCTATCGTGGACGGTCCGATCAGCGGTGAAGTAAAGGCTACAACAGTTGACGCTGAAGGGATGATCAAAGAAGGACGTGAGATTGCGAAGATCCATCCCAACATGGTTGTGAAGATTCCTATGACTGTAGAAGGACTTAAGGCCTGCAAACAGCTTTCATCCGAGGGAATCAAGACAAATGTTACACTGATCTTTACTGCAAACCAGGCTCTTCTGGCAGCAAGAGCAGGGGCGACTTATGTATCTCCATTCCTGGGACGTCTGGATGATATTTCTGTAAGAGGTGTGGATCTGATCCGTGAAATTGCAGAAATCTTCGAGATCGCAGGAGATATTGACACACAGATCATTGCAGCAAGTATACGTCATCCAATGCATGTAACAGACTGCGCGCTGGCAGGAGCACATATTGCAACTGTACCGTATGCAGTTATTGAGAAAATGACAAAACATCCTCTGACAGATGTGGGAATCGAGAAATTCCAGGCCGACTATAAAGCTGTATTTGGGGAATAG
- a CDS encoding LacI family DNA-binding transcriptional regulator — translation MSGKKKVTSTDIARAAGVSQSTVSMVLNRKYNVSFSKETVEKVEKAARELGYVLPKRKLRRESRGEKLLVVFCSNLTNPYYVMLLQGIESRAKEQGYGLFVCNTQRDLKMEERYLKMMKSLKPLGIIYTCNPSHCFMDTVEKLAEEIPVVIVNNQNERLNVDAVELDNSKLGRIMAKHLLDLGHKKVAYIAPPLTVRQKQRSKRVEGFLKEFEKAGLKDQVVIRAAAEELDQDVAHIDSEYLIGYELTKELLEERTEVTAIVGLNDMIAFGILDALQEAKLKVPGDISVMGCDNTLFARMHKVSLTTIEHFVIFKGRDACDIIMKKIASQRTKYYDIDPISTYHVEYEPKLIQRGTTSYPRRAKK, via the coding sequence ATGTCTGGTAAGAAAAAAGTGACTTCTACTGATATTGCACGGGCAGCAGGAGTTTCACAGTCTACAGTATCGATGGTGCTTAACAGAAAATACAATGTATCTTTCTCTAAAGAAACAGTAGAGAAAGTGGAAAAGGCTGCCAGAGAACTGGGGTATGTACTTCCGAAGAGAAAACTCCGCCGGGAGAGCCGGGGAGAAAAACTGTTGGTCGTATTCTGTTCCAATTTGACGAATCCATATTATGTGATGCTTCTGCAAGGGATTGAGTCGAGGGCAAAGGAGCAGGGATATGGCCTCTTTGTCTGTAATACTCAAAGAGACCTGAAAATGGAAGAACGATATCTGAAAATGATGAAGTCACTTAAACCGCTGGGGATTATCTATACCTGCAATCCCAGTCATTGTTTTATGGATACGGTGGAAAAGCTGGCAGAGGAGATCCCTGTTGTCATAGTAAATAATCAAAATGAACGCCTTAATGTGGATGCGGTAGAGCTGGACAACTCCAAACTGGGGCGGATCATGGCAAAACATTTGCTGGATTTAGGTCACAAAAAAGTTGCTTATATAGCGCCTCCGCTTACAGTAAGGCAGAAACAGCGCTCCAAGAGAGTAGAAGGATTTCTGAAAGAGTTTGAAAAGGCCGGTCTAAAGGATCAGGTTGTGATCCGGGCAGCGGCAGAAGAACTGGATCAGGATGTGGCACATATTGATTCGGAATATCTGATCGGTTATGAGCTGACAAAAGAGCTTCTGGAGGAACGGACAGAGGTAACAGCCATCGTGGGACTGAACGATATGATCGCCTTCGGAATCCTGGACGCTTTGCAGGAGGCAAAGCTGAAAGTGCCGGGGGATATCTCTGTTATGGGATGCGATAATACGCTGTTTGCCAGAATGCATAAGGTATCTCTTACTACAATTGAGCATTTCGTCATCTTTAAAGGGAGGGATGCCTGCGATATCATTATGAAGAAAATCGCGTCCCAGCGGACAAAATATTATGACATTGACCCCATCAGTACCTACCATGTGGAGTATGAACCGAAGCTGATCCAGAGAGGGACAACTTCCTATCCCAGGCGGGCAAAAAAATAA
- the recR gene encoding recombination mediator RecR: MDYYSSQISKLIEQFSRLPGIGPKSAQRLAFHLIHMPDDQVRELADTIVKAKENVRYCSVCCTLTDQEICPICASKERDHKTIMVVETPRDLAAYEKTGKYDGVYHVLHGAISPMLGIGPGDIKLKELMERLRDDVNEVIIATNSSLEGETTAMYISKLIKPVGIKVSRIASGVPVGGDLEYIDEVTLLRALEGRTEI, translated from the coding sequence ATGGATTATTACAGCAGTCAGATAAGCAAACTGATTGAGCAGTTTTCCCGGCTTCCTGGAATCGGACCAAAGTCCGCACAAAGACTGGCATTTCATTTGATCCATATGCCGGATGATCAGGTGCGTGAGCTGGCGGATACGATCGTGAAAGCAAAGGAAAATGTCCGCTACTGTTCTGTGTGCTGTACACTGACAGATCAGGAAATCTGCCCTATCTGTGCCAGCAAGGAGAGGGATCACAAGACGATTATGGTAGTGGAAACACCCAGAGATCTGGCAGCTTATGAAAAGACGGGAAAATATGATGGTGTCTATCATGTCCTTCACGGCGCGATCTCTCCGATGCTGGGGATCGGGCCTGGTGATATTAAGCTGAAAGAGCTGATGGAGCGTTTAAGAGATGATGTGAATGAGGTGATCATCGCAACCAATTCCAGCTTGGAGGGGGAAACAACTGCAATGTATATCAGCAAACTGATCAAACCTGTTGGGATTAAGGTGAGCCGTATTGCCAGTGGTGTTCCTGTAGGAGGAGATCTGGAATATATTGATGAGGTAACGCTTCTTCGGGCGCTGGAAGGAAGGACGGAGATATAG
- a CDS encoding YbaB/EbfC family nucleoid-associated protein — MAKRGGFPGGMPGNMANLMKQAQKMQRQMEEQAKEMETKEFSATAGGGAVEATVSGTKKLLKVKLDEEAVDPDDVEMLEDMIVAAVNEAMDKADAESAAGMSRLTGGMGGGMPGLF, encoded by the coding sequence ATGGCGAAAAGAGGAGGATTTCCCGGAGGAATGCCGGGAAACATGGCAAATTTAATGAAACAGGCGCAGAAGATGCAGCGTCAGATGGAAGAACAGGCAAAAGAAATGGAGACAAAGGAATTTTCTGCTACAGCAGGGGGCGGTGCGGTAGAGGCGACAGTCTCCGGAACAAAGAAGCTCCTGAAAGTGAAGCTGGATGAAGAAGCGGTAGATCCGGATGATGTGGAAATGCTGGAAGATATGATCGTTGCAGCTGTGAATGAAGCGATGGACAAGGCCGATGCGGAATCGGCGGCCGGCATGTCACGGCTGACCGGCGGTATGGGCGGCGGAATGCCGGGACTTTTCTAG
- the dnaX gene encoding DNA polymerase III subunit gamma/tau, translating to MGYMALYRKFRPGEFEDVKGQDAIVTTLKNQIRTDRIGHAYLFCGTRGTGKTTVAKIFAKAVNCEHPNEGSPCGECAMCRSIAAGTSMNVIEIDAASNNGVDNIREIREEVAYRPTEGKYKVYIIDEVHMLSIGAFNALLKTLEEPPEYVIFILATTEAHKIPVTILSRCQRYDFKRISIDTISGRLDELIKKEGLDVEEKAVRYIARMADGSMRDALSLLDQCAAFYIGQRLTYDNVLEVLGAVDADVLGRLLEQLLARDVKKVIETVDELVMQGRELSQLSADFTWYLRNLLLVKSSEEMEDVLDVSTENLERIKEEAKRIETDELIRYIRIFSDLSNQLKYATQKRVLTEVTFIRLCRPQMEVKTDTILSRIRALEDEVKKKLAALPEGQRTVYVQNTEKEEIHPKPKLPKALSEDVRAVAANFGQIREAAPAGLRQYLKKARLSAGENNHLIIVLEDEVSAGFVGTEEHKNEIKRIIAEKTGKEMDIDVRQVENGRTFEDSYVDIEEVIHMEITEEEE from the coding sequence ATGGGATATATGGCATTATACCGGAAGTTCAGGCCCGGTGAATTTGAGGATGTCAAAGGTCAGGATGCGATCGTGACAACATTGAAAAATCAGATACGGACGGACCGTATCGGACATGCGTACCTTTTCTGCGGAACGCGGGGAACGGGGAAAACCACAGTGGCCAAGATTTTTGCCAAAGCGGTGAACTGTGAGCATCCAAATGAGGGAAGTCCGTGCGGAGAATGTGCAATGTGCCGATCCATAGCGGCAGGCACATCCATGAATGTGATAGAGATTGATGCGGCGTCCAACAATGGCGTGGATAATATCCGGGAGATACGTGAGGAAGTTGCATACCGGCCAACGGAAGGAAAATATAAGGTTTACATCATTGACGAGGTCCATATGCTGTCTATCGGGGCATTTAATGCGCTCCTGAAAACATTGGAAGAACCGCCGGAATATGTTATTTTTATTCTGGCAACAACGGAAGCCCACAAAATTCCGGTGACCATCCTGAGCAGATGTCAGAGATATGATTTTAAAAGGATTTCTATTGATACCATATCCGGACGCCTTGATGAACTGATCAAAAAAGAAGGACTGGATGTAGAAGAGAAGGCAGTGCGGTATATTGCCCGGATGGCGGATGGTTCTATGAGGGACGCCCTAAGCCTTCTGGATCAGTGCGCCGCATTTTACATCGGACAGAGGCTGACCTATGACAATGTGCTGGAAGTATTGGGGGCGGTTGATGCGGATGTACTCGGCCGCCTTCTTGAACAGCTTCTTGCCCGGGATGTGAAGAAAGTGATCGAAACAGTGGATGAACTGGTTATGCAGGGAAGAGAGCTTTCGCAATTGTCAGCAGATTTCACCTGGTATCTTCGCAATCTGCTTCTTGTAAAAAGTTCGGAAGAGATGGAAGATGTGCTGGATGTATCAACAGAGAATCTGGAGAGGATCAAGGAAGAAGCAAAGAGGATTGAAACTGATGAACTGATCCGTTATATACGGATTTTCTCGGACCTTAGCAATCAATTGAAGTATGCAACGCAGAAGAGAGTGCTTACAGAAGTAACTTTTATCCGGCTGTGCCGTCCCCAGATGGAGGTAAAGACAGACACCATTCTTTCCAGAATACGTGCTCTGGAAGATGAGGTAAAGAAAAAGCTGGCAGCACTGCCAGAGGGACAAAGAACCGTATATGTTCAGAATACGGAGAAAGAGGAAATACATCCGAAACCCAAGCTGCCAAAGGCACTGAGTGAGGATGTGAGGGCAGTAGCGGCGAATTTCGGACAGATCCGGGAAGCGGCGCCGGCAGGGCTTAGACAGTATCTGAAAAAGGCCCGCTTAAGTGCAGGAGAAAATAATCACCTGATCATTGTACTGGAGGACGAGGTGAGCGCAGGCTTTGTGGGCACAGAGGAACATAAAAACGAAATCAAGCGCATCATTGCTGAGAAAACCGGCAAAGAAATGGATATAGATGTGCGGCAGGTAGAAAACGGGCGCACTTTCGAGGACAGCTATGTGGATATCGAGGAGGTTATTCACATGGAGATCACAGAAGAAGAGGAATAA
- a CDS encoding 6-phosphofructokinase, with protein sequence MLRIGMLTSGGDCQALNAAMRGVVKGLFSKRNDVEIYGFKDGYKGLIYSEFKMLTSSDFSGILTRGGTILGTSRQPFKMMRVPDENGLDKVEAMKHTYHKLNLDCLVILGGNGTHKTANLLREEGLNVITLPKTIDNDLWGTDMTFGFQSAVDIATDTIDRIHTTATSHSRVFIVEVMGHKVGWVTLHAGIAGGADIILLPEIPYDIKVVTDAIKRRADAGKHFTIIAVAEGAISKEDAKLSKKELKAKKAKENYPSVAYEIAEKIQKKMDQEVRITVPGHTQRGGSPCPYDRVLATRLGAAAADMIMDGDFGYMVAIKRGEVTKTPLSEVAGKLKVVDPESGIIKEARLTGISFGDQ encoded by the coding sequence ATGTTGAGAATCGGAATGCTTACCAGCGGTGGTGACTGTCAGGCTTTAAATGCTGCTATGCGAGGAGTAGTAAAGGGACTTTTCTCAAAAAGAAATGATGTGGAGATTTATGGGTTTAAGGATGGATACAAGGGACTGATCTATTCTGAGTTCAAGATGCTTACATCATCTGATTTTTCAGGGATTCTCACAAGGGGAGGAACGATTCTGGGGACGTCCAGACAACCTTTTAAGATGATGAGGGTTCCGGATGAGAATGGTCTGGATAAAGTGGAAGCGATGAAGCATACCTATCATAAGCTGAACCTTGACTGTCTGGTGATACTTGGAGGAAATGGAACACATAAGACGGCCAATCTTCTTCGGGAGGAGGGGTTGAACGTCATTACGCTTCCTAAGACGATTGATAATGATCTGTGGGGAACAGATATGACCTTTGGTTTTCAGAGTGCAGTAGATATTGCAACAGATACCATCGACCGGATCCATACAACTGCAACTTCGCACAGCCGTGTGTTTATTGTAGAGGTAATGGGACATAAAGTCGGATGGGTAACTCTTCATGCAGGAATTGCCGGAGGAGCGGATATCATATTGCTTCCGGAAATACCCTACGATATTAAAGTGGTGACAGATGCGATAAAAAGAAGAGCTGATGCCGGCAAGCATTTTACAATTATAGCTGTAGCAGAAGGAGCGATTTCGAAAGAGGATGCCAAGCTTTCCAAAAAAGAGCTGAAGGCGAAGAAAGCGAAGGAAAATTATCCTTCTGTTGCCTATGAAATCGCAGAGAAGATTCAGAAGAAAATGGATCAGGAAGTGCGCATTACCGTGCCGGGACACACTCAAAGAGGGGGCTCCCCCTGTCCTTATGACCGAGTTCTGGCAACCCGTCTGGGAGCGGCTGCAGCGGATATGATCATGGACGGAGATTTCGGTTATATGGTAGCAATCAAGAGGGGAGAGGTGACAAAAACGCCTCTTTCTGAAGTGGCAGGTAAACTGAAAGTAGTGGATCCGGAATCTGGTATTATTAAAGAAGCAAGACTGACAGGAATCAGTTTTGGAGATCAATAG
- the map gene encoding type I methionyl aminopeptidase codes for MHKYDVKLWTLAAKGEIVPDRSLLKTPEQIKKIRESAALNTAVLDHVASHIRAGMSTAQIDRLVYDYTTEHGGIPAPLNYEGFPKSVCTSINNVICHGIPSEEEILQDGDIINVDVSTILDGYYSDASRMFAIGNVDERAQKLLRVTQECVELGLKEARPWGHLGDIAHAINSHARANGYSVVEDIGGHGIGLEFHEEPFVSYVTPRGTEMVLVPGMMFTIEPMINEGSPDFFIDEDNGWTVYTIDDGLSAQIEYMVLITEDGAEVLTK; via the coding sequence ATGCACAAATATGATGTAAAACTCTGGACGCTTGCTGCAAAAGGAGAGATCGTCCCGGATCGTTCTCTTTTAAAGACTCCGGAGCAGATAAAAAAGATCAGGGAAAGTGCTGCTCTGAACACAGCTGTTCTGGACCATGTTGCCTCCCATATTCGGGCCGGTATGAGCACCGCCCAGATCGACCGTCTGGTCTATGATTATACTACAGAACACGGCGGGATCCCGGCGCCCTTAAATTACGAAGGTTTTCCAAAAAGTGTGTGCACTTCCATCAATAATGTCATCTGTCACGGTATCCCCAGCGAAGAGGAGATTTTACAGGACGGCGATATCATCAATGTAGATGTCTCCACCATTCTGGACGGGTACTATTCCGATGCTTCCCGCATGTTTGCCATCGGCAATGTTGATGAAAGAGCCCAAAAATTACTGCGCGTCACTCAGGAGTGTGTGGAGCTGGGTCTGAAAGAAGCGCGTCCATGGGGCCATCTGGGCGATATTGCGCATGCCATCAACTCCCACGCCCGGGCAAACGGTTATTCTGTAGTTGAAGATATCGGCGGACACGGAATCGGACTGGAATTTCATGAGGAACCCTTCGTAAGCTACGTAACGCCCAGGGGTACGGAAATGGTTCTTGTTCCCGGCATGATGTTCACCATTGAGCCTATGATCAATGAAGGTAGTCCCGATTTCTTTATCGACGAAGACAATGGGTGGACGGTCTATACCATTGACGACGGACTCTCGGCACAGATCGAATATATGGTACTTATTACCGAGGATGGTGCGGAAGTGCTGACAAAATAA
- a CDS encoding glycoside hydrolase family 13 protein: MNKKALFCDGTGNYVFPPEPLAGQQVTLQFRTGAGEADQVFLITESQEYEMEKRSTSGVFDYYAAVVQLGEDRFRYSFRVVAGEEVCYYNQFGVMQERITDYAFEIAPGFTTPDWAKGAVMYQIFVDRFYNGDPSNDVEDGEYIYIGEPTTRVRDWNKYPADMGVREFYGGDLKGVFEKLDYLQDLGVEVIYFNPLFVSPSNHKYDIQDYDYIDPHYGEIVEDGGENLPSGAVDNLHATKYQKRVTDRKNLEASNRLFIRLVEELHKRGMKVILDGVFNHCGSFNKWMDRERIYEGQEGYAKGAYISSDSPYRSFFEFYDNDGSCWPYNGSYDGWWGHDTLPKLNYEDSAELEDYIISIGKKWVSPPYNVDGWRLDVAADLGHSKEYNHYFWKRFRREIKKVNPDALILAEHYGDPQEWLQGDEWDSVMNYDAFMEPVTWFLTGMEKHSDEDREELHGNTDSFIRAMFHHMSHMLMPSLQVAMNELSNHDHSRFLTRTNHMVGRAKDLGPEKAEEYVNLAVMREAVTIQMTWVGAPTIYYGDEAGQCGFTDPDNRRTYPWGNEDHDLIAFHKELIRIHKQYEVFKTGSLQWLVKEENLLAYGRFNSDDQFVIIINHSSELKEVHVPVWVLGVPLKGGMRRLIYSYENGYTTEFDEIHVVDGEIVVNMGSHSALVAKNKVF, encoded by the coding sequence ATGAATAAAAAGGCATTATTTTGTGACGGAACAGGGAATTATGTTTTTCCGCCGGAACCTCTTGCGGGACAGCAGGTTACTCTTCAGTTTCGGACCGGGGCCGGAGAAGCAGATCAGGTATTTCTGATCACCGAAAGCCAGGAGTACGAGATGGAAAAGAGAAGCACCTCCGGGGTGTTTGATTATTATGCAGCGGTCGTACAGCTGGGAGAAGACAGATTCCGCTACAGTTTTCGGGTTGTAGCGGGGGAAGAAGTATGTTATTACAATCAGTTCGGGGTGATGCAGGAGAGGATCACAGATTATGCATTTGAGATCGCTCCGGGATTTACGACTCCGGATTGGGCAAAAGGTGCAGTAATGTACCAGATTTTTGTGGATCGCTTTTATAATGGAGATCCATCCAATGATGTGGAGGATGGAGAATATATATATATTGGAGAACCGACTACCAGGGTGCGGGACTGGAACAAATATCCGGCTGATATGGGAGTTCGAGAATTTTATGGAGGAGACTTGAAGGGAGTCTTTGAAAAGCTGGATTATCTTCAGGATCTTGGAGTAGAGGTTATTTATTTTAATCCGCTGTTTGTCTCTCCTTCCAATCATAAATATGACATACAGGATTATGATTACATTGATCCCCACTATGGAGAAATTGTAGAAGACGGGGGAGAAAATCTTCCGTCGGGAGCAGTGGATAATTTACATGCGACTAAATATCAGAAAAGGGTGACAGATAGAAAAAATCTGGAGGCCAGCAACCGATTGTTCATCAGACTGGTGGAAGAGCTCCATAAAAGAGGGATGAAAGTTATTCTGGACGGAGTCTTTAATCACTGCGGTTCTTTCAATAAATGGATGGATCGTGAGAGGATTTATGAGGGACAGGAAGGTTATGCCAAAGGTGCCTACATTTCTTCAGACAGCCCATACCGCAGTTTCTTTGAGTTTTATGATAATGATGGAAGCTGCTGGCCCTACAATGGGAGTTATGACGGCTGGTGGGGGCATGACACCCTTCCTAAGCTGAATTACGAAGACTCGGCAGAGCTGGAGGATTATATTATTTCCATTGGAAAGAAATGGGTGTCTCCTCCTTATAATGTGGATGGCTGGCGCCTTGATGTTGCGGCTGATCTGGGACACAGTAAGGAGTACAATCATTATTTTTGGAAAAGATTTCGCCGGGAGATAAAAAAAGTGAACCCGGATGCCCTTATTTTGGCGGAACATTACGGGGATCCACAGGAATGGCTGCAGGGAGACGAGTGGGATTCTGTGATGAACTATGATGCGTTTATGGAACCCGTAACCTGGTTCCTTACGGGAATGGAAAAGCACAGTGATGAGGACAGAGAAGAGCTGCATGGAAATACAGACAGTTTTATCCGGGCCATGTTCCACCACATGTCTCATATGCTGATGCCATCTCTCCAGGTTGCCATGAATGAGCTTTCCAACCACGATCATTCCCGGTTTCTTACAAGGACCAACCACATGGTGGGCAGGGCCAAGGACCTGGGGCCTGAAAAAGCAGAAGAATATGTAAATCTTGCCGTGATGCGCGAGGCGGTTACCATCCAGATGACCTGGGTAGGAGCGCCGACAATATATTATGGTGATGAAGCGGGACAGTGCGGCTTTACAGATCCGGATAACCGAAGAACCTATCCATGGGGAAACGAGGATCATGATCTTATTGCTTTTCACAAAGAGCTAATCCGGATACACAAACAGTATGAGGTGTTTAAGACCGGATCGCTGCAGTGGCTTGTAAAGGAAGAGAATCTTCTGGCCTACGGGCGGTTTAACAGCGACGACCAATTTGTCATTATCATCAATCACAGCAGTGAACTCAAAGAAGTACATGTGCCGGTGTGGGTTCTGGGCGTGCCGCTTAAAGGAGGTATGAGGCGGCTGATCTATTCCTATGAAAACGGGTATACAACAGAATTTGATGAGATTCATGTAGTAGATGGAGAAATTGTAGTGAATATGGGGAGTCATTCTGCCCTGGTTGCAAAGAACAAAGTATTTTAA
- the ftsH gene encoding ATP-dependent zinc metalloprotease FtsH, whose protein sequence is MNNRKNRGLSGLTLLVFVAVLFAALWFTNQIDQREKVITYQEFTQLAGGGDIDTVEVIQNKNVPTGRLEIAMKSDVEGAERKILYVSDVNEIQDYLQENNISYTVSDIPQDNWFMTSVFPTLLMLGGLLLLFFMMNRQGGGANAKAMSFGKSRARMSTDRDKKITFAQVAGLKEEKEELEEIVDFLKAPKKYIQVGARIPKGVLLVGPPGTGKTLLAKAVAGEAGVPFFSISGSDFVEMFVGVGASRVRDLFEEAKKNAPCIIFIDEIDAVARRRGTGMGGGHDEREQTLNQLLVEMDGFGVNEGIIVMSATNRVDILDPAILRPGRFDRKVAVGRPDVQGREEILKVHAKGKPLGDDVDLQQIAQTTAGFTGADLENLLNEAAILAAKDGRVYLQQSDIRHAFVKVGIGAEKKSRVISDKEKRITAYHEAGHAILFHVLPNVGPVYSVSIIPTGVGAAGYTMPLPEKDELFNTKGKMLQDITVALGGRVAEEEIFDDITTGASQDIKQATSLARSMVTKFGMSEKIGLINYDNDSDEIFIGRDLAHASRGYGEQVAASIDQEVKNIIDSCYDRARQIIRKYHSVLEACAQLLLEKEKITREEFEALFDGVEISEM, encoded by the coding sequence TTGAATAATAGAAAGAACAGAGGCCTTAGCGGGCTGACGCTTTTAGTGTTTGTAGCCGTACTGTTCGCAGCGCTTTGGTTTACCAATCAGATCGATCAAAGAGAAAAAGTAATTACCTATCAGGAGTTTACACAGCTGGCCGGCGGCGGTGATATTGATACGGTGGAGGTGATTCAGAACAAAAATGTTCCTACCGGACGTTTGGAGATTGCAATGAAATCCGATGTGGAAGGTGCAGAGAGGAAGATTTTGTATGTCTCCGATGTCAATGAGATACAGGATTATCTGCAGGAAAATAATATCAGCTATACTGTTTCAGATATTCCCCAGGATAACTGGTTTATGACCAGTGTTTTCCCGACGCTGCTTATGCTGGGCGGGCTTTTGCTTCTTTTCTTTATGATGAACCGTCAGGGCGGAGGAGCAAATGCGAAGGCGATGAGCTTTGGAAAAAGCCGTGCAAGAATGAGCACAGACCGGGATAAAAAGATCACATTTGCACAGGTGGCAGGCCTGAAGGAAGAGAAAGAAGAGTTGGAGGAAATCGTAGATTTTCTGAAAGCTCCCAAAAAATATATACAGGTAGGGGCAAGGATTCCCAAAGGCGTTCTGTTGGTAGGACCTCCGGGAACCGGAAAGACTCTGCTGGCAAAGGCCGTAGCAGGAGAGGCGGGCGTTCCGTTTTTCAGCATATCAGGTTCTGACTTCGTGGAGATGTTTGTAGGTGTAGGCGCTTCCCGTGTCAGAGACTTGTTCGAAGAGGCGAAGAAAAACGCCCCCTGCATTATTTTTATTGATGAGATCGATGCGGTTGCCAGAAGAAGGGGCACCGGAATGGGCGGCGGCCATGATGAGAGAGAGCAGACTTTGAATCAGCTCCTTGTAGAGATGGATGGATTCGGAGTGAATGAAGGGATTATCGTGATGTCCGCCACGAACCGCGTAGATATTCTTGATCCGGCTATCCTTCGCCCGGGACGCTTTGACAGAAAGGTTGCAGTAGGAAGACCGGATGTGCAGGGCCGGGAGGAGATCTTGAAAGTTCATGCCAAGGGCAAACCTCTCGGAGATGATGTGGATCTGCAGCAGATCGCACAGACAACTGCAGGATTTACGGGAGCAGATCTTGAAAATCTTTTGAACGAGGCAGCGATCCTTGCAGCGAAGGACGGAAGAGTCTATCTGCAGCAGTCAGACATTCGCCACGCTTTTGTAAAGGTGGGAATCGGAGCAGAGAAGAAGAGCCGTGTGATTTCCGATAAAGAGAAGAGAATTACCGCTTATCACGAAGCAGGGCATGCGATCTTGTTCCATGTTCTTCCGAATGTGGGTCCGGTATACAGTGTGTCTATTATTCCTACAGGAGTAGGGGCGGCAGGTTATACTATGCCTTTGCCGGAGAAGGATGAGCTGTTTAACACAAAGGGAAAAATGCTTCAGGACATTACCGTGGCTCTTGGAGGCCGTGTGGCAGAGGAAGAGATTTTTGACGATATTACCACAGGAGCATCACAGGATATTAAGCAGGCAACAAGTCTGGCAAGATCTATGGTTACGAAGTTTGGTATGTCAGAAAAGATCGGACTGATCAACTATGATAATGACAGCGATGAGATTTTTATCGGACGGGATCTTGCCCATGCATCCAGAGGATATGGGGAGCAGGTTGCTGCTTCTATTGATCAGGAAGTGAAAAATATTATTGATAGCTGCTATGATCGTGCAAGGCAGATTATCCGTAAGTATCACAGTGTACTGGAAGCATGTGCACAGCTATTGTTGGAAAAGGAAAAAATTACCAGAGAAGAATTTGAAGCTCTTTTTGATGGAGTTGAAATTTCGGAAATGTAA
- the hpt gene encoding hypoxanthine phosphoribosyltransferase, protein MAETIRELVSEQEVEARVCELGRQISEDYAGRQVHLICVLKGGVFFMCELAKRITVPVSMDFMSVSSYGDGTSSSGVVKIAKDLDESLEGKDVLIVEDIIDSGRTLSYLIQILEKRKPRSLKLCTLLDKPERRVKPVTVDYVGFNIPDEFVVGYGLDYAQKYRNLPYIGVVEGVE, encoded by the coding sequence ATGGCGGAGACAATTAGGGAGCTGGTATCAGAACAGGAAGTTGAGGCAAGAGTATGCGAGCTTGGAAGACAGATCAGTGAGGATTATGCCGGACGGCAGGTGCATCTTATCTGCGTTCTGAAGGGCGGCGTATTTTTTATGTGTGAATTAGCTAAGAGGATTACTGTGCCCGTATCCATGGATTTTATGAGTGTAAGCAGCTATGGAGACGGAACGTCTTCCAGCGGAGTAGTAAAGATCGCGAAGGATCTGGATGAATCTCTGGAAGGGAAGGACGTACTGATCGTGGAAGATATTATCGACTCCGGAAGAACCCTGTCCTATCTGATACAGATTCTGGAAAAAAGGAAACCGAGATCTCTGAAACTGTGTACGCTTCTCGATAAGCCGGAGCGCAGGGTAAAACCTGTAACAGTGGATTATGTGGGATTTAATATACCGGATGAATTTGTTGTAGGCTATGGCCTGGATTATGCGCAAAAATACAGAAATCTGCCATACATCGGTGTTGTAGAAGGTGTGGAGTAG